Below is a window of Malus domestica chromosome 13, GDT2T_hap1 DNA.
ACACCATCGAAGTTATCACCGAAGCTTTTTTTCTCAGCGTCGATAGCCCCATCGAGTCCTGGATCTTCAGCGCCGCTGAGTTCCACTGCTCACCGCACAAGGGGATTTTCGAGAAGTACACTACCAGAAACTACAGCAATGCCTACTTCGACGTGAAGAACAACAGGTCGCTGGACACTGTCAAAAAAAGCAACGTTCGGGTCAAGTTGCCGAACGGGGTGAGGTGGATCATCCACAATGTGAAGCACATTCCGGGTTTGGCGCGGAATTTGATTTCGGTAGGGCAATTGGGTAAGGAGGGTTATGCTATGCAAATGTCTAATGGGAGCTGGAAGCCCCAACCTCGACCAGCCACAAACCTGTAGTCACTGACGAGGTCCAGAAGGTCTTCAAAAGCTTCGACGCCAGCGGCGATGGCAAGATCTTCGTCAACGAGCTCAGCAACGACTTCAAGGCCCTTTGCTCCAAAACTCCGGCGACAAGCTCAAGCGCGTCAAGGTTGATCTCGACACCGACAACGATGACTTCATTTGCCTCGACGAGTTCAACGCCTTTTGGGTCTCCAGCTCGAAGGACGGCAGCGCCACTAAGCTCAAAAACACCAGTACTAGCAACAGCAGCACGTACAACACCTGTAGTAGTAACAGTTCATTCTATCCAATTTCTCCAGAGTCCCaaagctgaagctttcaagCTCAGCATCTATCAAATGACGGAATGGCCCCTTCAGCCAGTCCTAATTTACCATCCCAGCACCGCCCATTTCGGCTTTTCAAAAGAATCTGAAAAAGTCGATCAGTCTTAGAGATCATTGCAAACCATCAGACAGCTCAACCActcccacaaaagaaaaagaaaaaggatgtCTGGAGAAAAGCATaaagtaaaagcagaaagcaaaagaagataaaaagaagcagacataattgcggtggtgatggcatgcagaaaatggaattatgagcgtgacccattgagcagagggtcggatttatttttgaatgatgtgatttatttttcttatctttcggagacatctgtataaccccatcaaagggtaatcataaaaaaaaaaattaaaaaaaaataaaaaattaaaacggcaagcccaaaataatgggctagaatgttatgtggagggcgaaggcccatatgcccaaaagagccagaccctctattatcaccaaccaggtgatcaaaagtacgtacagtactacaaaaaaaattattcggcagcctgccactattatcaccgaccaggtgatcaaaagtacgttcagtactccaaaaattattcggcagtctgctgctattatcacgaactaggtgatcaaaagtacgtccaatactccaaaattatacatgagcatcactcatgtcaatcatacataaacattcatgagcatcactcatgttaatcatacataaacattcatgaccatcattcaggtcaacattcatgagcatcactcatgtcaacatccatgagcatcacttatgtcaatcagcttcaaaagcttcatttacagagctccaacttcgaGAGCTCccgcttcaaaagcttcatttacaaaagcttcagcttcaaagcttcacttgcaaagcttcacctacaaagtttcagtgcatggtctacaaagaccgcctccgaacaaccgccacttcggcccatacatggattgaatttgaagtctccagctaacaacctctattgactgaagacttgggggactacactatgtaccatatattgggcttccacaactgggccttatgaaaaatacttggggactctagcccattatttatgtactgaggagcgaactcttattctataaaatagaCTCCCTCACATTCactagagagcacccattattcatgtattgaggagcgaacctttattttataaaagagactccctcactttcattagagaaagacttctagcccatcacttatgtattgaggagtgagcccttattctataaaagggactccctcaccatcattagagagcatcgccgccaactaagcaaccgtctcgccgcaagcatcaactctagcccatcatttatgtattgaatagcgagcccttattctataaaagggactccttcaccttcaacgccacaagccgagtagcctcgcaacatgtgctacttctagatgagcatcatttcacattgagcaccgcctcatatcgggTATCAGTTCTAgctgacatctagttacttcagcccacatatggactgaatttcaagtctccagccaaaagactctcttgactgaagatttgggggactactgtttgtaccatacttagggcctctgtatttagatctcatataaatactcgggggactcaaatgtaattatgtaataaatgaaggggcaaatatgtaataagtgatgagcccttattctataaaatgactcatcactctcctcattaggaaaGGCCAAGATTGAGGCCATAGGGAGAGAGCAcatagaaaataggctagagagcataCTGCCTCTAGCCTCCTTGTATATTcatcattcagagtgaaacaatatcaacatcagtgtggacgtagcccaagcattggggtgaaccacgatacatcttgtgttctttactttcttgtagattcacggtcggatttacgttgttccaagacctctccgattttgtgtatcaacaataTTGATGAATTTGTTCTTGAGAGATTCACATAATGCAGAAGAATAGAGAGGAAGATAACtcgaaagagagagaaggtgaAATTGTACATTGATTTCTTGATAAGCAAGCTATGATTACAAtggttgttatatatatatatatatatcttcctTACTTAGCTGATATTTAGCTAAAAACTAACTATCCTCCTTATCTCAACTAACTTGTAACAACCTATAACAACTCATTCATTAATCTATTGACAAGTGTTGATCTTCTCTTCACTTGGATCCTTACATATCATTCGTTGGAGTTTTAAAAAATGTGCAAATTAACGAATCATTAAAATgtgtacaaaaataaatatatcttttaaaaacacataaatACGTGTATTATACACTAATTTACTAAGCTTTGGTACTGCAATACAATTTGTTTACATTAAACTTGATATTACtttgatattttttaatatataatgcTACTTTAGAAATAAAGTTAAAATGAGGGATAAGAAGGGTTGGTAGCTTAAAGAATGTAGATTAACTTTCCACGGCACGAACTTTACTAGAACACGATAAAATTGACAAGCCTCCCACAAATGTTTTGGACAAATTAGGAAGAGTAAAACAAAACGAAGATTACCTATATATGGGATCAGCCTTATAGACTTTTATTTGCTAGGCAGTCATATCACATGGCGTTACAAATTTTTGCATATTATAACACGtttatttatatgttttatatattaagctggaaaatcatcaaacacatcATCTCAATGGGTGATGCGGTGGCGGTCATATTCATAAATGTATCTCATATTTGAAATGAAGTTAAAAACACGAAAGAAAATGATAATTCTAAGAAAATCATATCATTTACATCACATTATACAATTTATTGTAGCTTCTTAATGAGGAAGTTTCTAGTATGCTGACAATTGTTAAGCTCTGAGTACATTAATATTTATACTCGTCAAATCCTTAACTGTTAAATCCTTTAATGCAAAAATCACATTTCACTAATTCGGTACATGCTATATACATGGAAGTATAGTAAAGCTTTGGCCCTAATGTTGGTCCCGAAAGAAAAATGCTTTTTTGTATGATATGAATCTGAAAAGTAAAATTCCAAACCGATGAATTGACATCAGAAGGAACCTTGAGTATAGAGTATGACAGGCATGACAAAAATTGGAATATCAAAGTTTTAGAATCTAGTTAGATAGAGCCTGCCTGCCTCAGCCTACAAAAATCAATCATGACCCTCCAATCTCCAATCTCCAATCTCCAATCTCCAAtctgcaatcccatttcttttcttttttgtatgtAAAGCATGTATTTGGAATATTGTCGGTGCTAATGCCTTGCTATTTCTAGATTATTTCCAATCATTCAAACCTTGGCATTTGAAAGACTGAAGAAAAATCACTCTCCATCTCCACATACATATGCATGGAAGGTTCCccatttcctttcacacacgtATAAGTGGAGACTAAGATTTTATATTGTTGATATGCTGAATTGAGGTATTTAATTATTGATATGCAATGATATGAGCGAAGACTTGAGATTTATAACATAACGATGAGTGGTGACTAGTGAAACCAAGTTCCCAAAgcattaataaaaaatcaaaagggaattgttagacgcactttgaaataatatcttgaccATGTTAGAGTGCTAAGAGCATTGCTCGGTTGAAAATGTACTAGGTATATTAGTATTGATGATGACATACTTGGTAAATATTATGAATTGCCACGTCACCAAATCCCAAAATGGTAAGAACCTCTATAACAATTGCATGATTTGTTAAAACCATAGATTACATGAACCCAATCTCATCCAATTTGATCCACCATTAAAATCAATTATATACTGATTAAAAAATCTTAAGGAGTAAATCAAcgacaaaataaaatataagatcATTCTCCATCCATAGACACAAAATATCATCGATGCTATTACAAATTCAATATGTTTAGTTAAAACTTAGAACAAACACCATAAACTTAGAAcaagattttaaaaaaaaacctcaagTTGATCATCTAAACACCACATCCCAAAAGTAAAAAGTTGGTAATGTTCATCATGTTTTAATTGCTTAATTGGCATTGGATGAAAACCTCAAGTTGGTACTTGGTAGTGCTTTGCTGCTAAGCATTATATGCATCCACGGAGGACATGCATGGTGCCGCGTAGGGTGGGCCAATCCACGACGCGGACCCCATTTGGCCCATAGATCCTCCCTCCCCTCTTTGTGTAGTCCGCCAATCCCGCCATTTGACACGTTTTTGTGCTTACCGGTTCAATCCCATCATCCCACACCTCTTGTTCTTCGGCCGGTCCAATCAAATCTTTCAACTTTCCCACAATcccctcccctctctctctctctgctttcCCATTtgtcccaaaaacaaaaacttatttACCTCACTCAGTTAAAATCAAACTTCTTGCGAAAATCTAGAGTGATACAGAgttgccatttttatttttggtcaaAGTCTTTgagaagtttagagagagagagagagagagagagagagagagagagagggagggagccGGTTCACTTTTGTTTTAGCTGCTCTGTTTCACTGCCCCATTTAATCACAGATTCTTTTTGGGCACTCAAAAAGGATTTTTCTTTTCGCTTCCTCTTTGTTATCGTTTCTGGTGTCTGTGGACTTGGATTCCCTTTGCTTTTGTCCCCTTTAGTTATATCGTCCGCATCTGCCTGCCCTGATCGCTTCAAGAAACACCAAGAGAGAGAGTTGCCCAGATATTTGGATGGCCCTCAGATGATGAGGTTGTCGTAAAAACTGGGATTGGAAGATTGGAAGAGCAGCCTCCTCTCCTCTGATTGTGCTTTCGATTCATCTGGGATTTTAATAAATTTCAATCTTTTGTATTGGGAAACAGTTAAAATAAGTTTTTAATTGGATTTGGGGAAATGGGTTGTTTTCCTTGTTTCGATtcgaaggaggaggagaagctgAACAATCCAGCGGCAGAAATTGATGACAGAAAGCAGGGTCAACCAACGGTTTCTAATAACATTTCTAGATTGCCTTCTGGTCAGTTCTTGATTGCTTTTGCTTATCAATCCTTATTGTTTGGTAATTTGAATGTGTTACTGCTCGATctgatctgggtttttttttctgatttaaATATAATTGTATGGATTAGTTATTTGGGTTTGTGTGTTAGTACATGATTGATGACCTCATTGAGTGTTCGAGCTCTAAATTtgagaggttttaggtagacCCCACAAAATTTTGACATAGTTCATAAAAGAGTGTCTTTCTTTTGTAAAAATTGGATCTCACGGTAACTTTGATTGCCCATGATCAATTTGATTGGTAATCAATTGTGTCCAAAGTTGTGGATGATTTCATAAGTCAGTGAAGAACTAAGATCGATATTCATAATTTGATCAAACCGAATATGGTACAACTGAATTTCGTAAAATTTGCTCTATATGGTTTATAAGATGTCAAATTTGAATACGTGTGGTACGTTTTTCGTATTGGGGTTATGGTTTATTGAGTTTCCTTTCCTGCAAATCCAATtgatttttggttttgggtgttTAGCTTAACTCAAGGTTCTATCTTCTTGTGTAGTCGAGACCGACGGGTTTGATGATACTTAGGGATCTGCACTAATTTGCTACGGTCGTATGTGCAGGAGTAGACAGACTGAGATCAAGAAGCAATGGAGGGTCCAGAAGGGAGCTGCCCAAATTGCCTGATCCTAAAGATGTTGTACCTGGGGGCCAAATTGCTGCCCAAATTTTCACTTTCCGTGAGCTTGCAACCGCAACAAAGAATTTCAGGCCAGAGTCCTTCATTGGGGAAGGGGGATTTGGACGCGTATACAAGGGGCGACTCGAGAGCACTGGTCAGGTAATTCCTTTGCTGTTGCACGATCTATTATTTATACACAGAACAGGAATTACAGGATGAGTTCAATTgaaaagaagcaaatgaaggCAATAGGTACAAGAAATATAAGTAAGATACTAAACATTGATAaggactttttttttaattaccgtAGCAATCATATAAGTTGTTGCAACTCTATAGCTATATGAAGTATTAATCAAGAATGCTATGTTGTCTTGTTATTTCAACAATAACGAGAATTGAATAACAAATGGCAAGGTTATAATGTGAGCGAGGCCGTAGACTTATGTATCAGTGTCATAACTCATAACGATGGTTGTTAAACTTGCATACCGTATTTGGAATGCAATAATTCTGGATTCCATATCATACTTTCCACTCCATCTCTCCTCGTAAATAAGACGCCAAGGTTATAGAATGCTTATGGTATCCATTGTTAGTTATACATCCCGAAGGTCACTGATGTGCTGCAAGATTTCACAGAATTAATTTCAGGCCTGGTTGAGgcgattttgattatttgacTTTGTTCTGACATTCACAGGTGGTTGCTGTTAAACAATTGGATAGGAATGGACTCCAGGGCAACAGAGAATTTCTCGTTGAGGTTCTCATGCTCAGTCTTCTGCATCACCCTAATCTAGTGAATCTGATTGGGTACTGTGCTGATGGAGATCAACGGCTTCTTGTTTATGAATTTATGCCCTTAGGATCATTGGAGGATCACCTTCATGGTAACTTTACCTTCCTTCTTTTGGCTTATTGTCTGTTTAATGTCAACTATTGGATAATGATCATGGAATCACCTTGAAGCGTTCGGTTATGTTATATATGAATACTTCTGttatgcaaatatgaaaaatacatttgaTGCATGCTACACTGAAGTGAAACCTTGAGGGGATATTTACAGAATTGGAACGTATGGTGAATTTTGAAGTTTGGCATATAGGAAAATAGAAGTATtttcttacacacacacacatgttggtaaaatggagaaaaggaaaaaagaaacattTCCTTTTGGGGGCATCGTCTCCAAAAAGTTTGGTGACCTCAATAAACACAGTGCACCAAACTTCTGTTTTCCTGTGTTATTGGACTATTCGTTTTCCCTGACAGTTAATCCAAGTGATAATTAATGACTCACCTATAATGGGTTGTTGATCCCTCTGCAGATCTTCCAAGTGATAAGGAACCATTGGATTGGAACACACGAATGAAAATAGCTTCTGGTGCAGCCAAAGGATTGGAATATCTGCACGACAAGGCAAACCCTCCGGTTATTTACAGGGACTTCAAATCATCTAACATATTGCTGGAAGAAGGATTTCACCCAAAGCTTTCAGATTTTGGGCTTGCGAAGCTTGGTCCCACTGGAGACAAGTCCCATGTGTCCACAAGGGTTATGGGCACTTATGGTTATTGTGCTCCTGAATATGCAATGACTGGTCAGTTGACAGTAAAGTCAGATGTCTACAGTTTTGGGGTAGTGTTTCTGGAGCTGATTACTGGACGTAAGGCCATAGATAGTGACCGTCCCCATGGAGAACAGAACCTTATCACTTGGGTAATTCTCACTTTGTTTCTTGTAGTAGAATTGCCTGCAGAAACTTGTCTTCTTGTTGTGCAGGCTTTGTGGGTCTGGCAAGCATGGGTTCTGTGTTTGTGCAATAATTAAATGGCAGTGGTTTTATGTCTGCAGGCACGTCCATTGTTCAATGATAGAAGGAAGTTTGCGAAATTGGCAGACCCAAGACTTCAGGGTCGGTATCCAATGCGGGGTCTCTACCAAGCTCTAGCCGTGGCATCCATGTGCATCCAGGAACAAGCTGCCACACGGCCTCTCATTGGGGATGTGGTTACTGCTCTGTCGTACCTAGCCAACCAGTCTTATGACCCTAACTTGGCTTCAGGACATGGCCACAGAGGTTCGGGAGAAAAGGATGAGAAAAGGCACAGGGATGGTGGTAGAATATTGAAGAATGAGGAAGGAGGAGGATCCGGACGGAGATGGGATTTAGATGGTTCCGAGAAGGACGATTCCCCAAAGGAAACCGTGAGGATGTTGGATAGGGAACGAGCAGTTGCTGAGGCCAAGATGTGGGGAGAGAATTGGCGAGAGAAAAGACGACTGAGTGCACAAGGCAGTTTTGATGGCACCAACTTGTAGCGCCGTAGTGTACAATGCACCGTCTTCTTCATCCTCAGCTCCTACCCTCGCTTTTTCGCAGATTGGTTAGTTTGGGGTGTTCAATGTAATGGAGAGTTGGTGCAGACCAACTTGTGTCCTGATTTAAccctttttctcttcttttcctcttctccgaacaagaagaagaagaataatccATAAATGGAATTTGTACATTATCTTCTACAAGATTGAAGGAAGAACAGAAGAAAGAGGACgtatttaaaaattttgagagTAAAAACGTCTGATTAAATGCTGTACGATTCTTCTGCCTTctgtatttttgtgtttttggaacaaaacaaaacaaaatctctTGTCCCTACTCCTGTCTTTGTCAACCTTATTATTATCGAGCGTTTTACATGTTTCCTTGGTAATGTGTTTGTACATGATCAATTACTTTCTCCTTCATTACCAAGGATGATCGATTGACTTGCGGTGTTCCTTTTTTCCTGCTACAAAAATGGGGCGTCTTTTTCATCCACAATAAATTATTTCTCTTGATTGACCCTTGATTATGACTGGAAGTTTTTGACAAGAAACGATAGCGCTTTTTCATTATTAAACTATAATCGTTACAAGGGTTCCATAAGGGCATCAAAGTGTTTGAGCCAAAGGGTGAGAGAGATTTAAGATCCATGGTTTGATAAGGGTTAGGGAGTTATTACTATTCTCTAGTGAAGTTTCTTATGGGGATCACCGGATTGGATGTACTGTATATTTTACGGTTGATTTTGGTGCATTGTCATCATAATCCATGATACCAAGCTCTTATTAGGAAAGTCCACGCAATAAAAAGTTGATGTGGCAATTCGAAAATTCCCTATTACTTAATAAGGTTCACATCGATTTACCATATTATCATGTTAGAAGTAAAATTTTACTTTctaatttcttatttaaatttcttctaatttAAGTCTCACATTCATCAAGATAAGTGTAGTCCGCatattaaaacatgattttggtGTAGCGAATCTTACCGTAACCAATATCGTAGGTGGAGCCTACTTGCTTATTACATCAATTATTGTGTGACGAGTTGGAAATTGATGCATCATCTATTGCATAATTTGGTACAGTAGTGTACTAAAAATGTGAACCGTAGAGCATGGTTTATGTTGTCCTATGATGTTTGACGTCCTCACTACTCCTTCGATCTATGCACTAAATTTCAAACTTGATATCAATCTTAATGTGTAAGCAAGAAAATTTCGTGCCAACGTGCAGGATATGCGGAAATATGCAACCTCACAACCCGTGAGATAATTGTGTAAAAGCTCTTTACGCAAACTCCACCGttggcttctcctactataaaCTGGCACTCTCATATGTCAACTTCAATTGTGTTAAAGCTCTTCACGCAAACTCCACCAttggcttctcctactataaaCTGGTACTCTCATATCTAAACTTCGTGCTTAATTATGTCTATCGATTACGGCTTAATCAattaatatgaaaaaaaatacgaAATTAATGTATAAATTTGTggagaaaatatgagaaattgTGTGTTTTGGGAACGCTGTCATGCATGAGCATTTGTAGTCGAGTCAGTGAAATTTATCACCAAAAATCTTGGTGTATTAGAAGTGGAACTATTCAATATATGTTGTAATTTATTTGTGAATGTTCCAATGGGACTCTTTATTTCCTTGAACACCACATAGCTGTTTTCCGGGCCgtttaaacaaaaatattgcTCAAGGAAACGAAGGACATAAATTAAGCATACGTCAATTGATATTAATATTGAGTAGTAGTATTCAAAGCCAAGCGTGGATAGCTGTAGCTTTCCAATTCACATATACTTGTACATCGATGAGCACAGCCACAGTCCCCACGCTTGGAACTGggaatttaataattaaataagagACAATTAACGAAACATATAACATAACAAGATCATTCCACATCTTGGCGTGATCAAGCGGCTGCTGCTGTTACACATCAAACGAGGTTCGATTGATCGTAGTTTTTTTCTTTCCGAGAAGTACGACATACGACTTTGCCAGCATCACACTGCTGATGGTGTTTCATTAGGTTGAAGCTCGACGGAAGCATTTTCCACATGACGATGATCATCCGTTTGTTCATGCTCCTTTGCCTCTGTAACGGCTGCGTTATTATTAACGTCACCGTCATCATTGCGATTGTTCGGTTGAGCATCCGCCGGATGAACCTCGGAAGCTGCTAATGTGGCTATGATCACAATGTTTTTCACGTGATCTGGTGTGGCAGCCGGCAGCTTTTTCTCATGATCTTCTATTATCACCTGCTTTCGGTTTCGGTACATCGCATACAGCAGCATCTGAAGCAGTCCCAACACAAATCCCAGAACGTTTGGAATCTGCAACAAGTGATTAATCAATTATTCAGTTAATCAATTATTCAGGGATAATTGATTTGAAAATAGATTTAAATTAGTAAGTATACTTACTGCGACACATATGTCCTTGAGGAACAATCCATATGCAAACCACATAATGGCACTCAGTGTGAGGAAAAATGATAACCTAAATGGCATAAATTCGACACTTCTTGTTCGGATAACTTGTGACTGCAATACAAATCAATAAACTGAATGAATATGTTATATTACACTCATTATATGTGCTCGGAATATAAGTAAAGGTAATTAAATGGCGTTGAGAGTTCATTTAGAGCTCCAAATttaacattttaatattttaaaacacttcaaaaataaatataagcAGACAATATCAGAGTGTGAATAACATTTACGTAATTGAAAAAAGCACCAACAAATAATATGGTCATATGTTTGTATGATTGAGTCAATTACCACAATGCTTAACGGCGCAGCAAAAACACTGGTAGAAATGGCAACATTAATCCATCCAAGAACTGGGACCCGGTACGCACGACTCACTAGGAAGTGAGACACGACAAGGATCAAGGTGAAAAGTCCCACGTTCATAATACCAAATAGTTTCACTGTAAGCTTCTGCATTCCGTAAATATATAGAATTATTAGAGAATATATATAATACAGAGAAATTGAAATTATATtgatatatacaaaaaaaaaaaacaattaaagatgAAACATACGTACGTACCCTAGCATCCTTTGGTGCATAAACAAC
It encodes the following:
- the LOC103452185 gene encoding serine/threonine-protein kinase PBS1-like isoform X1; amino-acid sequence: MGCFPCFDSKEEEKLNNPAAEIDDRKQGQPTVSNNISRLPSGVDRLRSRSNGGSRRELPKLPDPKDVVPGGQIAAQIFTFRELATATKNFRPESFIGEGGFGRVYKGRLESTGQVVAVKQLDRNGLQGNREFLVEVLMLSLLHHPNLVNLIGYCADGDQRLLVYEFMPLGSLEDHLHDLPSDKEPLDWNTRMKIASGAAKGLEYLHDKANPPVIYRDFKSSNILLEEGFHPKLSDFGLAKLGPTGDKSHVSTRVMGTYGYCAPEYAMTGQLTVKSDVYSFGVVFLELITGRKAIDSDRPHGEQNLITWARPLFNDRRKFAKLADPRLQGRYPMRGLYQALAVASMCIQEQAATRPLIGDVVTALSYLANQSYDPNLASGHGHRGSGEKDEKRHRDGGRILKNEEGGGSGRRWDLDGSEKDDSPKETVRMLDRERAVAEAKMWGENWREKRRLSAQGSFDGTNL
- the LOC103452185 gene encoding serine/threonine-protein kinase PBS1-like isoform X2, which codes for MLSLLHHPNLVNLIGYCADGDQRLLVYEFMPLGSLEDHLHDLPSDKEPLDWNTRMKIASGAAKGLEYLHDKANPPVIYRDFKSSNILLEEGFHPKLSDFGLAKLGPTGDKSHVSTRVMGTYGYCAPEYAMTGQLTVKSDVYSFGVVFLELITGRKAIDSDRPHGEQNLITWARPLFNDRRKFAKLADPRLQGRYPMRGLYQALAVASMCIQEQAATRPLIGDVVTALSYLANQSYDPNLASGHGHRGSGEKDEKRHRDGGRILKNEEGGGSGRRWDLDGSEKDDSPKETVRMLDRERAVAEAKMWGENWREKRRLSAQGSFDGTNL
- the LOC103452184 gene encoding bidirectional sugar transporter N3-like; its protein translation is MATVADSHHPLAFTFGVLGNLVSTMVYLAPVPTFYRIYRKKSTEGFHSVPYLVAMFSSMLWLYYASLKKNAMLLITINSFGSFAEMIYIVIFVVYAPKDARKLTVKLFGIMNVGLFTLILVVSHFLVSRAYRVPVLGWINVAISTSVFAAPLSIVSQVIRTRSVEFMPFRLSFFLTLSAIMWFAYGLFLKDICVAIPNVLGFVLGLLQMLLYAMYRNRKQVIIEDHEKKLPAATPDHVKNIVIIATLAASEVHPADAQPNNRNDDGDVNNNAAVTEAKEHEQTDDHRHVENASVELQPNETPSAV